From the Mycobacterium sp. 155 genome, the window CTGGGCCGCCCGTGAACACGGGCTGAGGGCCATAGACAGAACGACGGCCGCCCCGAAGAAGGCGGCCGCCGTTCTGATGCCATATACGCTGCGTCAGCGACGCAGCCCAAGGCGCTCGATCAGCGAGCGGTAGCGCTCGACGTCAACCTGCGCAACGTACTTGAGCAGCCGGCGACGCCGACCCACGAGCAGCAACAGTCCGCGCCGCGAGTGGTGGTCGTGCTTGTGCTCCTTGAGGTGTTCGGTCAGGTCCGAGATCCGCTTGGTCAGCAACGCAACCTGAGCCTCCGGCGAACCGGTGTCGGTCTCGTGCAGGCCGTAAGAGCCCAGGATTTCTTTT encodes:
- the rpsO gene encoding 30S ribosomal protein S15, giving the protein MALTAEQKKEILGSYGLHETDTGSPEAQVALLTKRISDLTEHLKEHKHDHHSRRGLLLLVGRRRRLLKYVAQVDVERYRSLIERLGLRR